Proteins co-encoded in one Marmota flaviventris isolate mMarFla1 chromosome 9, mMarFla1.hap1, whole genome shotgun sequence genomic window:
- the Cryab gene encoding alpha-crystallin B chain, translating into MDIAIHHPWIRRPFFPFHSPSRLFDQFFGEHLLESDLFPTSTSLSPFYLRPPSFLRAPSWIDTGLSEMRMEKDRFSVNLDVKHFSPEELKVKVLGDVIEVHGKHEERQDEHGFISREFHRKYRIPADVDPLTITSSLSSDGVLTVNGPRKQASGPERTIPITREEKPAVTAAPKK; encoded by the exons ATGGACATCGCCATTCACCACCCCTGGATCCGGcgccccttctttcctttccactCTCCCAGCCGCCTCTTTGACCAGTTCTTCGGAGAGCACCTGTTGGAGTCTGACCTCTTCCCAACATCCACTTCCCTGAGCCCCTTCTACCTTCGGCCACCCTCCTTCTTGCGGGCACCCAGCTGGATTGACACTGGACTCTCAGAG ATGCGTATGGAGAAGGACAGGTTCTCTGTCAACCTGGATGTGAAgcacttctccccagaggaactCAAGGTCAAGGTGCTGGGAGATGTGATTGAGGTGCATGGCAAGCATGAAGAGCGCCAG GATGAACATGGTTTCATCTCCAGGGAGTTCCACAGGAAATACCGAATCCCAGCTGATGTGGATCCTCTCACTATTACTTCATCCCTGTCATCTGATGGAGTCCTCACTGTGAATGGACCAAGGAAACAGGCCTCTGGCCCTGAGCGTACCATTCCCATCACTCGTGAAGAGAAGCCTGCTGTCACTGCAGCTCCCAAGAAGTAG
- the Hspb2 gene encoding heat shock protein beta-2: MSGRSVPHAHPATAEYEFANPSRLGEQRFGEGLLPEEILTPTLYHGYYVRPRATQAGEGSRAGASELRLSEGKFQAFLDVSHFTPDEVTVRTVDNLLEVSAKHPQRLDRHGFVSREFCRTYVLPADVDPWRVKAALSHDGILNLEAPRGGRHLDTEVNEVYISLLSAPPDPEEEEEAARVES; encoded by the exons ATGTCGGGCCGCTCAGTGCCACATGCCCACCCGGCCACCGCCGAGTACGAATTTGCCAACCCCAGCCGCCTGGGTGAGCAGCGCTTTGGCGAAG GCCTACTTCCAGAAGAGATCCTGACCCCCACCCTCTACCATGGCTACTATGTGCGGCCTCGGGCCACCCAAGCTGgggagggcagcagggcaggggccTCTGAGCTCAGGCTCAGTGAGGGCAAGTTCCAGGCATTTCTGGATGTGAGCCACTTTACCCCAGATGAGGTGACCGTGAGGACTGTGGACAACCTACTGGAGGTGTCTGCCAAGCACCCCCAGCGCCTGGACCGCCACGGCTTCGTGTCTCGAGAGTTCTGCCGCACCTATGTTCTACCTGCTGATGTTGACCCCTGGCGAGTCAAAGCTGCTCTCTCCCATGATGGCATCCTTAACCTGGAGGCACCACGAGGTGGCCGTCATTTGGACACAGAGGTCAATGAGGTCTACATCtccctgctctctgcacctcctgatccagaggaagaggaggaagcagccagaGTTGAGTCCTGA